One genomic region from Phragmites australis chromosome 1, lpPhrAust1.1, whole genome shotgun sequence encodes:
- the LOC133916644 gene encoding pentatricopeptide repeat-containing protein At3g22690-like, which yields MRYLYFRPNASPPRPHRHHLDACASRAHLAELHGRLVRAHLAPDAAVTGRLVALLASPVAGHDMRYARRVFDRMAQPNAPVWNSMIRGYSNRGAPADALATFRAMLRRGVSPDGYTMAAAVSASAALAGWEWRVTGDVVHAMVRKIGYASDLFVMSGLVNLYGTFRSAKDAKKVFEEMREKDVVSWTLMISAFAHCGLWDDAFRFLSDMQAEGIPPNKVTIISLLSACGQGRAVDEGRWVYGQLGKFGIEADVDIINALISMYAKCGCISDALEAFRVMPERNTKSWNTLIDGYVQNQKQKEALGMFEQMISNGVTPDAVTLVSVLSACAQLGDLQQGRDIHNYIKNHGIHCDTILTNSLINMYSKCGNMAAAEVVFQTMKQRDVVSWTTMVCSYVQGRQFTAAFDFFEEMKAGQVVANEMALVSLLSACSQLGALDKGREIHSYIEENNVRRDVCLESALLDMYAKCGCVDMAVEIFSKIQHKQTLAWNSMVGGFSSNGHGKEAVHLFDQMLKLGEPKPDGITFKAVLAACAHVGMVNEGLKYFHSMSSFAIAPDIEHYGCIVDLLSRAGLLEEAFEFIKKMPIESNPVIWGSLLSACRFHHKTDLGKRIGQHIIKLAPNDVGAHVLISNLHAEEGQWDDVQQIRGLMESKCIEKSPGHSSIQV from the coding sequence ATGCGTTACCTCTACTTCCGCCCCAACGCAAGCCCGCCccggcctcaccgccaccaCCTCGATGCCTGCGCCTCGCGTGCCCACCTGGCAGAGCTCCACGGCCGGCTCGTCCGCGCCCATCTCGCCCCCGACGCCGCCGTTACCGGCCGGCTCGTCGCCCTCCTCGCATCCCCCGTGGCGGGCCACGACATGCGCTACGCGCGCAGGGTTTTCGACCGAATGGCGCAGCCGAACGCGCCCGTATGGAACAGCATGATCAGAGGGTACTCCAACCGCGGCGCGCCTGCGGACGCGCTGGCGACGTTCAGGGCCATGCTTCGGAGAGGCGTCTCCCCTGATGGTTACACGATGGCCGCTGCTGTGTCAGCGAGTGCTGCTCTTGCTGGCTGGGAGTGGCGGGTGACCGGGGACGTGGTGCATGCAATGGTTCGGAAGATTGGGTATGCGTCAGACCTGTTCGTCATGTCGGGTCTTGTGAATTTGTATGGCACGTTTAGAAGTGCCAAGGACGCAAAGAAGGTTTTCGAGGAAATGCGCGAGAAAGATGTGGTGTCTTGGACGTTGATGATCTCAGCTTTTGCACACTGTGGTCTGTGGGATGACGCCTTCAGGTTTCTATCTGATATGCAAGCAGAAGGGATTCCTCCTAACAAAGTCACGATAATAAGTTTGCTTTCTGCTTGTGGGCAAGGGCGGGCTGTTGACGAAGGCCGGTGGGTGTATGGTCAGCTTGGCAAATTTGGCATTGAGGCTGATGTGGATATAATAAATGCACTCATAAGCATGTATGCAAAATGTGGATGCATTTCTGATGCTTTGGAAGCATTTCGGGTCATGCCTGAAAGAAATACTAAATCATGGAACACTTTGATTGATGGGTATGTGCAAAATCAGAAGCAAAAAGAAGCACTAGGAATGTTTGAACAGATGATATCAAATGGCGTAACTCCAGATGCAGTAACACTTGTAAGTGTCTTATCAGCATGCGCTCAGCTTGGTGATCTTCAGCAAGGGAGGGACATCCATaattacataaaaaatcatGGGATCCATTGTGATACCATCCTTACAAATTCTTTGATTAACATGTATTCCAAATGTGGAAATATGGCAGCAGCTGAAGTGGTTTTCCAGACTATGAAACAAAGGGATGTTGTTTCATGGACAACTATGGTTTGCAGTTATGTCCAGGGACGTCAATTTACAGCAGCCTTTGACTTTTTTGAAGAGATGAAGGCTGGACAAGTTGTCGCAAATGAAATGGCACTGGTTAGTCTACTTTCTGCTTGTTCACAGCTTGGAGCACTTGATAAAGGGAGGGAGATACATTCTTATATAGAAGAGAATAATGTAAGAAGAGATGTATGCCTAGAAAGTGCCCTGTTGGATATGTATGCAAAATGTGGCTGCGTTGACATGGCTGTTGAAATATTTAGTAAAATTCAGCATAAGCAAACCCTCGCATGGAATTCTATGGTTGGAGGTTTTTCAAGCAATGGACATGGAAAAGAAGCAGTCCACCTCTTCGACCAAATGCTGAAGTTAGGAGAGCCCAAACCTGATGGTATTACCTTTAAGGCAGTCCTTGCTGCCTGTGCTCATGTAGGAATGGTTAATGAGGGGCTAAAGTACTTTCATTCCATGTCTAGCTTTGCTATTGCCCCTGATATTGAGCACTATGGTTGTATAGTAGACCTCCTAAGTAGAGCTGGGCTGCTAGAAGAAGCATTTGAGTTCATCAAGAAGATGCCAATAGAGTCTAATCCTGTAATTTGGGGATCACTTCTTTCAGCATGTAGATTCCATCACAAAACGGATTTAGGGAAGAGAATCGGACAGCACATAATTAAATTAGCTCCTAATGATGTGGGAGCACATGTGCTAATTTCGAACTTACATGCTGAAGAAGGTCAGTGGGATGATGTACAGCAAATAAGAGGGCTGATGGAAAGCAAGTGTATAGAGAAGTCACCTGGTCACAGCTCCATCCAAGTCTAA